In a genomic window of Caldivirga sp.:
- a CDS encoding aldehyde ferredoxin oxidoreductase family protein yields MNKNNEIVYMRLIQREIPNTPTYGYVGKILRINLSGENTQIEDIPQDVALKWLGGRGLGVYFFLKEVNPEVGPLSEENKVILATGPLTGINGSPTPGRITIVSKSPLNGRLTYSSVGGQFGPTLKLAGFDALIIEGKLSKPSYLILKDERVYFKDASGIWGKDVTEAYDKILSTLHEEYGVSEGNASIALIGPAGENLVKYASIMFDKHHAAGRMGFGAVLGYKRVKAIVVVSSKNMEIKVYDKDLFRINSINVIRRMKNNPIIRDLTSLGTLGALATRVSKFNAIPAFNLTKHVDLNIDQLVKEWKERIDQKESRREYCYGCQICCHKHVKSKSSEYKVEGGAPEYYGGLVSLGTYIGVTDLDFIIYAKNLCDEMGLDAISTGQTIATLIELVADGRINYGIKYGDKDTIIKLIKMIAHREGIGNELAEGAQYLTDKYGEPVTAVTNKRLEVSLCNLNAAMGYKLALATSNRGDVNQVYLKHEVLSENAQLLNGDDAVDYAIHIQNLMAILDSCVICAFSGYVINLSDLSRLLTAVTGMDFNESRLAEIGERIYTAERYYNALALGKESDELPSRLGSVPAELLNKYYERRGWVNGIPSVETLKKLKVIE; encoded by the coding sequence ACACTCAAATCGAGGATATACCACAGGATGTAGCATTAAAATGGTTAGGAGGGAGGGGACTAGGAGTTTACTTCTTCCTTAAGGAGGTTAATCCTGAAGTTGGTCCCCTATCAGAGGAGAATAAAGTTATATTAGCCACCGGTCCATTAACTGGAATTAATGGCTCCCCTACTCCTGGTAGAATAACTATTGTATCTAAATCGCCTCTAAATGGTAGGTTAACGTATTCATCAGTAGGTGGTCAATTTGGCCCCACTCTTAAGCTTGCAGGCTTTGATGCACTGATAATTGAGGGAAAGCTTAGTAAGCCATCATACCTAATACTTAAGGATGAAAGGGTTTATTTTAAGGATGCATCAGGCATCTGGGGTAAAGACGTAACTGAGGCGTATGATAAAATATTAAGTACCCTACATGAAGAGTATGGTGTTAGTGAAGGCAACGCATCAATAGCATTAATTGGTCCTGCTGGGGAGAACCTAGTCAAGTATGCTTCAATAATGTTTGATAAGCATCATGCGGCTGGTAGAATGGGATTTGGTGCCGTTTTAGGTTATAAAAGAGTTAAAGCGATAGTGGTTGTTAGTTCTAAGAATATGGAGATTAAGGTTTATGATAAGGATTTATTTAGGATAAACTCAATCAATGTGATAAGGAGAATGAAGAATAACCCAATTATAAGGGACTTAACCAGCCTAGGTACATTAGGGGCTCTAGCAACTAGAGTTAGCAAGTTTAACGCAATACCTGCCTTTAATTTAACTAAGCACGTAGATTTGAACATTGACCAGCTTGTAAAAGAATGGAAAGAGAGAATAGACCAAAAGGAATCCCGCAGAGAATATTGCTATGGGTGCCAAATATGCTGCCATAAGCATGTTAAATCCAAGTCAAGTGAATATAAGGTTGAGGGCGGTGCCCCAGAGTACTATGGGGGATTAGTATCATTGGGAACTTACATTGGGGTAACAGACTTGGACTTCATAATATATGCAAAGAATTTATGTGATGAAATGGGGTTGGATGCTATATCAACAGGTCAAACTATAGCTACATTAATAGAGTTAGTGGCTGATGGCAGAATTAACTATGGTATTAAATATGGTGATAAGGATACGATAATTAAGTTAATTAAAATGATTGCGCACAGAGAAGGTATTGGCAATGAATTAGCTGAGGGAGCTCAATACCTTACGGATAAGTATGGTGAACCAGTAACTGCGGTTACTAATAAACGCCTAGAGGTAAGTCTCTGCAATTTAAATGCAGCAATGGGGTATAAGCTAGCCTTGGCAACATCAAACAGGGGTGATGTTAACCAAGTATACCTTAAGCATGAGGTTCTCTCGGAGAATGCGCAATTACTTAATGGTGATGATGCGGTTGATTATGCTATACATATTCAAAACCTAATGGCAATCCTTGATTCATGCGTAATATGCGCCTTCTCAGGTTACGTAATCAACCTTAGTGATTTAAGCAGGTTACTTACAGCTGTAACAGGCATGGATTTCAATGAATCACGATTAGCGGAGATAGGTGAAAGAATCTACACGGCGGAAAGGTACTATAATGCGTTAGCATTAGGTAAGGAAAGCGATGAACTACCCAGTAGGTTAGGTAGTGTACCCGCTGAATTATTGAATAAGTATTATGAGAGGAGAGGATGGGTTAATGGCATACCTAGTGTTGAAACTTTAAAGAAACTTAAGGTCATTGAGTAA